One part of the Planctomycetaceae bacterium genome encodes these proteins:
- a CDS encoding SAM-dependent methyltransferase, whose translation MADAADELKRLIGDCVAADELKKAVFSRPADRSSQVSRVDVRPILLKGRRTYQFASRTGNQEVHQNLLPEQAAGELMELASGRFRDITIHTTTAVWFGRRSRKGVCSLKQQVRTDPPAGQSDDDDSLSSHDRRRQYLIPDGVPVPFLVATGIMSADGRVKAKHFRKFRQINRFAEFIRDVADRLPSTGTLRVIDFGCGKSYLTFATHYLLTSILGRDAAITGLDRRADVIETCVKIVEELRLPGLNFAVGDIASLEPDGDVHLTISLHACDTATDDALAKAVLWRSAVILAVPCCQHELAAALSRDVQPMLSRHGILHERFCAMATDAVRASLLEQAGYSTVVQEFIDMQHTPKNVLIRAIRRTATDRPRDVDDPAAQLRKFSETFRLPMLRLERQLEEYGLLTAR comes from the coding sequence ATGGCAGACGCTGCCGACGAACTGAAACGACTGATCGGCGACTGCGTGGCTGCGGACGAATTGAAGAAAGCCGTCTTCAGCCGGCCCGCCGATCGTTCGTCGCAGGTCTCCCGAGTTGACGTCCGGCCGATTCTGTTAAAGGGCCGCCGAACGTACCAGTTCGCGTCGCGGACCGGGAACCAGGAAGTCCACCAGAATCTGCTTCCGGAACAGGCGGCTGGTGAACTCATGGAACTCGCCTCCGGCCGATTTCGTGACATCACCATTCACACTACGACTGCAGTGTGGTTCGGCCGGCGCAGCAGGAAGGGAGTGTGTTCGCTGAAACAGCAGGTTCGAACAGATCCGCCCGCCGGACAATCCGACGACGACGATTCGCTGAGCAGCCATGATCGTCGTCGGCAGTATCTGATTCCGGACGGCGTCCCGGTGCCGTTTCTGGTGGCGACGGGCATCATGTCTGCCGACGGCCGCGTAAAGGCAAAGCATTTTCGCAAATTCCGGCAGATCAACCGGTTCGCGGAATTCATTCGAGACGTCGCTGACCGGCTGCCCTCGACGGGCACGCTGCGAGTAATCGATTTCGGCTGCGGTAAGAGCTATCTGACGTTTGCCACGCATTATCTGCTGACGTCGATTCTGGGTCGCGACGCTGCAATCACGGGACTTGACCGCCGCGCCGACGTCATCGAAACCTGCGTGAAGATCGTCGAGGAACTGCGGTTGCCGGGGCTGAACTTCGCCGTGGGAGACATCGCGTCGCTTGAACCGGACGGCGATGTTCATCTGACGATTTCTCTGCACGCGTGCGATACCGCCACAGATGACGCTCTGGCGAAAGCCGTCCTGTGGCGCAGCGCTGTGATCCTGGCGGTTCCCTGCTGTCAGCATGAGCTGGCCGCGGCATTGTCTCGCGATGTTCAGCCGATGTTGTCTCGCCACGGGATTCTGCACGAACGGTTCTGTGCGATGGCAACCGACGCGGTGCGGGCTTCGCTGCTGGAGCAGGCCGGCTATTCCACCGTCGTGCAGGAGTTCATCGACATGCAGCACACGCCGAAGAACGTGCTGATTCGAGCGATCCGGCGGACTGCAACGGATCGGCCGCGCGACGTTGACGATCCTGCCGCGCAATTGCGGAAGTTTTCCGAGACCTTTCGCCTGCCGATGTTGAGACTGGAGCGGCAACTTGAAGAATACGGCCTTCTGACCGCTCGCTGA
- a CDS encoding polyprenol monophosphomannose synthase, giving the protein MPHLLITVCTYNELDNIRLLIPQLREVAPQADVLILDDNSPDGTGQAADEFAAQDDHVRVIHRPFKLGIGAATLAGFRYGIQHDYELLLNLDADFSHHPRHIPALLDCVKTCDVSIGSRYVPGGGISGWSWTRHVMSRGVNVYSRLLLGLKTRDCSGSFRCYRVAKLAEIDWDQTLAMGYAFEEEVLYRCRQVGCTFQETPIHFEDRRLGRTKISGREVMIAIWMILRLGIQRLTGGKKNSPRGRS; this is encoded by the coding sequence ATGCCGCATCTGCTGATCACCGTCTGTACGTACAACGAACTGGATAATATCCGGTTGCTGATACCGCAATTGCGCGAAGTGGCTCCCCAGGCCGACGTCCTTATTCTGGACGACAATTCTCCCGACGGCACCGGACAGGCCGCCGACGAATTCGCCGCGCAGGATGATCACGTCAGGGTCATCCACCGGCCGTTCAAGCTGGGAATCGGAGCGGCGACGCTGGCCGGATTTCGCTACGGCATTCAGCACGACTATGAACTGCTGCTGAATCTGGATGCTGACTTCAGCCATCATCCCCGCCACATTCCCGCGCTGCTGGATTGCGTGAAGACGTGCGACGTATCGATCGGCTCGCGCTATGTTCCCGGCGGAGGAATCTCCGGCTGGTCGTGGACCCGGCACGTGATGAGCCGCGGCGTCAATGTCTATTCGCGGCTGCTGCTGGGTCTGAAAACCCGCGACTGCAGCGGCAGCTTCCGTTGCTACCGCGTCGCGAAGCTTGCGGAAATCGACTGGGACCAGACTCTGGCGATGGGCTACGCCTTTGAAGAAGAGGTGCTGTACCGCTGCCGACAGGTTGGCTGCACGTTCCAGGAAACCCCCATTCACTTCGAAGATCGCCGCCTGGGCCGAACAAAGATCAGCGGCCGGGAAGTGATGATCGCCATCTGGATGATCCTGCGGCTCGGCATCCAGCGTCTGACCGGCGGAAAAAAAAACTCCCCGCGCGGCCGGTCATGA
- a CDS encoding DUF3467 domain-containing protein, whose protein sequence is MAKSEEKSEGTKAPAAPAEAQAQQTQEVVVDDSQANAGYANFCRVSSTPEELILDLGLNPTPYATGKVDVKVNNRIILNHYTAKRLWSALSMALQRHEQAFGTLETDVRKRVKPQPGQ, encoded by the coding sequence GTGGCAAAGAGCGAAGAGAAGAGCGAAGGTACCAAGGCACCGGCGGCTCCGGCGGAAGCACAGGCCCAGCAGACGCAGGAAGTCGTCGTGGACGATTCCCAGGCAAACGCCGGGTACGCGAACTTCTGTCGAGTGTCCAGCACTCCCGAAGAACTGATTCTGGACCTTGGCCTGAACCCGACTCCGTACGCGACCGGAAAAGTCGACGTCAAAGTGAACAATCGCATCATCCTGAATCACTACACAGCCAAGCGACTGTGGAGCGCTCTGTCGATGGCTCTGCAGCGCCATGAGCAGGCATTCGGAACTCTGGAAACCGACGTCCGCAAACGCGTAAAACCTCAGCCTGGCCAGTAA
- the ppk2 gene encoding polyphosphate kinase 2, with the protein MTQSALSDEMDDEEMDDKRAPRSTSTASEVRHQQEPSSRQAKSGTRKLRTKVYNKQLKKLHIELVKLQEWIRHAGLRVVILFEGRDAAGKGGTIKRIAEPLNPRICRIAALGVPTEREKSQWYFQRYASHLPAAGEMVLFDRSWYNRAGVERVMGFCTDEEYQEFRESCPEFERLLLRSGIILIKYWFSISDEEQQRRFRRRIKTPTKRWKLSPMDVESLTRWEDYSRAKDEMFEFSDLEESPWHVVEADDKKRARLNCIGHILSQIPYDSVPKQRIELPERPPEQNGYARPPIANQRFVPDRY; encoded by the coding sequence ATGACACAGTCAGCGTTATCCGATGAAATGGACGACGAAGAAATGGACGACAAACGTGCCCCCCGCAGCACGTCGACCGCAAGCGAAGTTCGTCACCAACAGGAACCATCGTCTCGGCAGGCGAAAAGCGGGACACGCAAGCTTCGCACGAAGGTCTACAACAAACAGTTGAAAAAGCTTCACATCGAACTGGTCAAACTGCAGGAATGGATTCGCCACGCGGGCCTGCGAGTTGTGATTCTGTTCGAAGGCCGCGACGCGGCAGGCAAAGGCGGCACGATCAAACGGATTGCGGAACCTCTGAACCCGCGAATCTGTCGCATCGCCGCACTCGGCGTCCCGACAGAACGCGAAAAATCACAGTGGTATTTTCAGCGCTATGCCTCTCATCTGCCTGCGGCCGGCGAAATGGTGCTGTTTGACCGCAGTTGGTACAACCGCGCCGGAGTGGAACGCGTGATGGGTTTCTGCACGGACGAGGAGTACCAGGAATTCCGCGAATCCTGCCCGGAGTTCGAACGCCTGCTGCTGCGATCCGGCATCATTCTGATCAAGTACTGGTTCTCCATCAGCGACGAAGAACAACAGCGCCGCTTTCGCCGCCGCATCAAAACGCCCACCAAACGCTGGAAGCTGAGCCCCATGGATGTGGAATCGCTGACACGATGGGAAGACTATTCGCGCGCCAAGGACGAGATGTTCGAATTCTCTGACCTGGAAGAATCTCCATGGCATGTCGTCGAGGCCGATGACAAGAAGCGCGCGAGGTTGAACTGCATCGGCCACATCCTGAGTCAGATTCCCTACGATTCCGTCCCCAAACAACGCATCGAACTCCCGGAACGCCCGCCGGAACAAAACGGCTACGCTCGTCCGCCGATCGCGAATCAGCGATTCGTTCCGGATCGGTACTGA
- a CDS encoding Na/Pi cotransporter family protein, which translates to MSRSSGPFAVLVEVRMLLAEVTSESLQVGSIIMGLAGGLALFLFGMDQMSDSLKVIAGNGMKVILARLTTNRFTGALAGAIVTAIVQSSSVTTVLVVGFISAGLMTLTQSIGVIMGANIGTTITAQLIAFKITHYSLLLVAIGFFLLFCSSRPRVRQYGTMVMGLGLIFFGMQLMSDSTQPLRTYEPFIRLMQHIEHPVLAILMSAVFTALVQSSSATTGLVITLAAQGFITLETGIALIFGANIGTCITAALAAIGKPRDAVRAAAAHVVFNVVGVAIWFTAIPQLAVIVEWLSPSSPELVGTARLAAETPRQIANAHTVFNVANTLLLIGFTTPLGWFVRRIVPDRIQPEPAVAQPKYLDPILLQTPAMAMDIVRMELGRLGAAALYMMRGALDTVIHGNDEDFSNLKALDDNVDALHGAIVTYLGRLSQENLTKRQAEQLADYLAAANYLENIGDLIETNLVDAGRNRLRANLQVSPLTEKVLDDLNRAVTRATERAIRALVSNDLEAAKEVADAKQEVNRLSAEAERHLSRRLAADEPNRLAMFRLESELMEYIKRMYYFAKRIAKLVIEEDLNHVQTPEEAETRVQPAENATV; encoded by the coding sequence GTGTCCCGGTCTTCCGGTCCCTTCGCCGTTCTTGTCGAAGTCCGCATGCTGCTTGCCGAAGTCACGTCTGAATCGCTGCAGGTCGGTTCCATCATCATGGGACTCGCGGGCGGACTGGCTCTGTTTCTGTTCGGCATGGATCAGATGTCCGACTCGCTGAAGGTCATCGCCGGCAACGGAATGAAGGTGATCCTGGCCCGGTTGACCACCAATCGTTTCACGGGAGCACTGGCCGGAGCCATCGTGACGGCGATCGTGCAGTCGTCGTCCGTGACGACGGTGCTGGTCGTGGGTTTCATCTCGGCCGGCCTGATGACACTCACGCAATCGATCGGTGTCATCATGGGAGCGAACATCGGCACGACCATCACGGCTCAGTTGATCGCGTTCAAGATCACTCACTATTCGCTGTTGCTGGTGGCGATCGGGTTCTTCCTGCTGTTCTGTTCTTCTCGACCGCGAGTTCGCCAGTACGGCACGATGGTGATGGGGCTGGGCCTGATCTTTTTCGGCATGCAACTGATGAGCGACAGCACTCAGCCGCTGAGAACCTATGAGCCGTTCATCCGGCTGATGCAGCACATCGAACATCCGGTGCTCGCGATCTTGATGTCGGCTGTGTTCACCGCACTGGTGCAGAGTTCTTCCGCAACGACAGGACTGGTCATTACCCTGGCAGCTCAGGGATTCATCACGCTGGAAACCGGCATCGCTCTGATCTTCGGAGCCAACATCGGCACGTGCATCACGGCCGCACTGGCCGCGATTGGCAAGCCGCGCGATGCCGTCCGCGCGGCGGCGGCACATGTTGTTTTCAACGTGGTCGGTGTCGCCATCTGGTTCACGGCGATTCCACAACTGGCGGTCATTGTGGAATGGCTGTCTCCGTCCAGTCCGGAACTGGTCGGCACCGCCAGACTCGCGGCGGAAACACCGCGACAGATCGCGAACGCTCACACGGTCTTCAACGTCGCCAACACGCTGCTGCTGATCGGATTCACGACGCCGCTGGGGTGGTTTGTCCGCCGCATCGTGCCGGACCGTATCCAGCCGGAACCTGCGGTCGCTCAGCCGAAGTATCTGGACCCGATTCTGCTGCAGACGCCCGCGATGGCGATGGACATCGTGCGGATGGAACTCGGACGCCTGGGAGCCGCAGCCCTTTACATGATGCGCGGCGCACTTGATACCGTGATTCACGGGAATGATGAAGACTTCAGCAATCTGAAAGCACTGGACGACAACGTCGACGCGCTGCACGGAGCCATCGTGACGTATCTGGGGCGGCTGTCGCAGGAGAATCTGACAAAGCGACAGGCTGAACAGCTTGCCGACTATCTCGCGGCCGCCAACTATCTGGAAAACATCGGGGACCTGATCGAAACCAATCTGGTCGACGCCGGACGAAATCGTCTGCGAGCCAACCTGCAGGTCAGCCCGCTCACCGAGAAAGTGCTCGATGACCTCAACCGAGCCGTGACGCGGGCCACGGAGCGAGCCATCCGGGCACTCGTTTCCAACGATCTGGAAGCAGCCAAAGAAGTGGCCGATGCCAAGCAGGAAGTCAATCGCCTGTCTGCCGAAGCCGAACGTCATCTGTCACGACGCCTCGCCGCTGACGAACCCAACCGACTGGCCATGTTCCGTCTGGAATCGGAACTCATGGAATACATCAAGCGCATGTATTACTTCGCCAAACGAATTGCCAAGCTGGTGATCGAAGAAGACCTGAATCACGTGCAGACACCAGAGGAAGCCGAAACCCGCGTGCAACCGGCCGAGAATGCCACGGTCTGA